A section of the Streptomyces sp. SCL15-4 genome encodes:
- a CDS encoding VOC family protein — protein MNAIPPFLDHLVLATPDLGATVADFARRCGVTPVPGGAHTGLGTRNHPVGLGGRSHLEIIGPDPEQPGSAGPRPFGVDRLTGPTVLTWAISRPDLDEAIAVARARGRDPGPARRMSRRTPDGTLLRRRLTDTDATGVPEPVPFLIDWGDSRHPSASGLPVTPLLAVSAAVPDPEAVRDRPTALGTSLPLTEGPTALTFTVDTPNGPVRYG, from the coding sequence ATGAACGCCATTCCGCCGTTTCTGGACCATCTCGTGCTCGCCACACCGGACTTGGGCGCGACGGTCGCCGACTTCGCGCGACGGTGCGGGGTCACGCCGGTGCCCGGCGGCGCACACACCGGTCTGGGCACCCGCAACCATCCGGTCGGGCTCGGCGGCCGGAGCCATCTGGAGATCATCGGCCCCGATCCGGAGCAGCCCGGGTCCGCCGGGCCGCGGCCGTTCGGCGTCGACCGGCTGACCGGTCCCACCGTGCTGACGTGGGCGATCAGCCGGCCCGACCTGGACGAGGCGATCGCCGTGGCCCGGGCGCGGGGCCGGGACCCCGGCCCGGCACGGCGGATGAGCCGCCGCACCCCGGACGGAACCCTGCTGCGCCGGCGGCTGACCGACACGGACGCCACAGGTGTCCCGGAACCGGTGCCGTTCCTCATCGACTGGGGTGACTCCCGGCATCCGTCCGCCTCGGGCCTGCCGGTCACCCCGCTGCTGGCGGTCTCGGCCGCGGTGCCCGACCCGGAGGCGGTACGCGACCGGCCGACGGCACTGGGCACCTCGCTGCCCCTCACCGAAGGACCCACCGCGTTGACCTTCACCGTGGACACCCCGAACGGACCGGTCCGCTACGGCTGA
- a CDS encoding VOC family protein, which yields MTVRIAVIGLVSSDLAASLAFYRRLGLVFPEGAEEQPHVEAELPGGLVLALDTEETIRSFHPGWQPPTGTGRASLAFRCGSPAEVDARYEELVAAGHHGELKPWDAFWGQRYATVHDPDGTQVELFAPLPVPGE from the coding sequence ATGACCGTACGCATCGCCGTGATCGGCCTGGTCAGCTCGGACCTGGCCGCCTCCCTCGCCTTCTACCGCCGCCTGGGGCTGGTGTTTCCCGAGGGGGCCGAGGAACAGCCGCATGTCGAGGCCGAGTTGCCCGGCGGACTGGTGCTCGCCCTGGACACCGAGGAGACCATCCGCTCCTTCCATCCCGGATGGCAGCCGCCCACGGGTACCGGACGGGCCTCGCTCGCCTTCCGGTGCGGCTCCCCCGCCGAGGTCGACGCCCGGTACGAGGAGTTGGTGGCCGCCGGCCACCACGGGGAGCTGAAGCCGTGGGACGCCTTCTGGGGCCAGCGGTACGCCACCGTGCACGACCCGGACGGCACCCAGGTCGAGCTGTTCGCCCCGCTACCCGTCCCCGGCGAGTAG
- the mmuM gene encoding homocysteine S-methyltransferase, with product MTSDTCPSLADALAAGTVVLDGGMSNQLESAGHDLSDELWSARLLAERPEAVTEAHLGYFRAGASVAITASYQATFEGFGKRGIDRAEAARLLALSVDLARTAARRAADTGVRRPLWVAASVGPYGAMLADGSEYRGRYGLSVAELERFHRPRIETLAAAGPDVLALETVPDADEAAALLRAVRGLGVPAWLSYTVDGPRTRAGQPLEEAFALAADSEEVIAVGVNCCAPKDVEPAVEIAARVTGKPVVVYPNSGEDWDAGARAWRGGTTFGAARVTAWREAGARLIGGCCRVGPRSIGEIARTLDAA from the coding sequence ATGACCAGCGACACCTGCCCCAGCCTCGCCGACGCCCTCGCCGCCGGGACGGTCGTGCTCGACGGCGGCATGTCCAACCAACTGGAGTCGGCCGGGCACGACCTGAGTGACGAACTGTGGTCGGCGCGACTGCTCGCCGAGCGGCCCGAGGCGGTCACCGAGGCCCACCTCGGCTACTTCCGCGCGGGCGCGAGCGTGGCGATCACGGCCAGCTACCAGGCCACCTTCGAGGGCTTCGGCAAGCGCGGCATCGACCGCGCGGAGGCGGCACGGCTGCTCGCGCTCAGCGTGGACCTGGCCCGCACGGCGGCCCGGCGGGCGGCGGACACCGGCGTCCGGCGCCCGCTGTGGGTGGCGGCCTCGGTCGGGCCGTACGGGGCGATGCTCGCGGACGGCTCCGAGTACCGGGGCCGGTACGGGCTCAGCGTGGCCGAGCTGGAGCGGTTCCACCGGCCGCGGATCGAGACGCTGGCCGCCGCCGGGCCGGACGTGCTGGCGCTGGAGACCGTGCCGGACGCCGACGAGGCCGCCGCGCTGCTGCGAGCGGTGCGGGGCCTCGGGGTGCCGGCCTGGCTGTCGTACACGGTCGACGGACCGCGCACCCGGGCCGGCCAGCCCCTGGAGGAGGCGTTCGCCCTCGCCGCCGACTCCGAGGAGGTGATCGCGGTCGGCGTGAACTGCTGCGCACCGAAGGACGTGGAGCCGGCCGTGGAGATCGCGGCGCGCGTCACCGGCAAGCCGGTCGTGGTCTACCCCAACAGCGGCGAGGACTGGGACGCCGGGGCGCGCGCCTGGCGGGGCGGTACGACGTTCGGCGCGGCACGGGTCACGGCGTGGCGGGAGGCGGGGGCGCGGCTGATCGGCGGGTGCTGCCGGGTGGGTCCGCGGAGCATCGGGGAGATCGCGCGGACGCTGGACGCGGCCTGA
- a CDS encoding ThuA domain-containing protein gives MPPRLLLYTRTADYRHESIPDAVDAIRALGGFAVEHTEDPADFERPLEGFAAVVFLSTSGRVLTPAGRARLERYTRAGGGFAGVHAAACTEYGWPYYGGLLGARFTRHPACQPGRALVADPAHPATRHLPPVWEFTDEWYDFDRVPGDRERVLLRADETSYEGGGMGADHPLAWCRERGPAAGRVFYTALGHACDAYRDPEFLAHLNGGLEWVAEPAQ, from the coding sequence ATGCCTCCTCGTCTCCTCCTCTACACCCGCACCGCCGACTACCGCCACGAGTCCATCCCGGACGCGGTCGACGCGATTAGGGCGCTCGGCGGGTTCGCCGTCGAGCACACCGAGGATCCCGCGGACTTCGAACGCCCGTTGGAAGGGTTCGCGGCCGTGGTCTTCCTGTCCACCAGCGGCAGGGTGCTGACCCCGGCCGGGCGGGCGCGGCTGGAGCGGTACACGAGGGCGGGCGGCGGCTTCGCCGGGGTGCACGCGGCGGCCTGTACCGAGTACGGGTGGCCGTACTACGGCGGACTCCTCGGCGCCCGCTTCACCCGGCACCCCGCCTGCCAGCCGGGCCGCGCCCTCGTCGCCGACCCCGCCCATCCCGCCACCCGGCACCTGCCGCCGGTGTGGGAATTCACCGACGAGTGGTACGACTTCGACCGCGTTCCGGGAGACCGCGAGCGGGTGCTGCTGCGCGCGGACGAGACGTCGTACGAAGGCGGCGGGATGGGCGCGGACCATCCGCTGGCCTGGTGCCGCGAGCGGGGCCCGGCGGCCGGCCGCGTTTTTTACACAGCCCTTGGCCATGCCTGTGACGCGTACCGCGACCCGGAGTTCCTCGCTCACCTGAACGGCGGACTCGAATGGGTGGCAGAACCGGCTCAGTGA
- a CDS encoding amidase has translation MRVDEYVTFDAVGLAELVAKGEVTSAELVAAAREAAQAVDPRINAIVETWPPDDDPAPGSAPLAGVPFLIKDLGVTMAGRRTELGSRLAAGHVASADSFLMRRFRRAGLVTFGRTATPEMAYSTTTEPVLYGATRNPWDLGRSAGGSSGGAGAAVAAGVVPVAHATDAAGSLRIPAACNGLFGLKPTRGRVSMGPDADEVFNGLGVQGAVSRTVRDSAVLLDQIRGPEPGDPYFAQEPPRPYAEEVTRSPGSLRIGVLAHAWGGQRTTAPVADALSRTVRLLESLGHRVEEAEVGLGADWEEFVLAGARQWSANLTASVDEVAAALGRPVDSSTLEPPVLAGYRYGQQVTGAQFVAALALRNRIARSLGRYFDAYDMLLTPTLPDLPVPLGTHAEGAETLDGAGWLRRLFDLSPFTAVFNVTGTPAMSVPVTADPGTGLPIGMQFAAGYGLEGRLFRLAGQLEQASPWSGRTPAVWAGRPTGRSR, from the coding sequence GTGAGAGTTGACGAGTACGTGACCTTCGACGCCGTCGGGCTGGCGGAGCTGGTGGCCAAGGGCGAGGTGACGTCCGCCGAGCTGGTGGCGGCGGCACGCGAGGCGGCGCAGGCGGTCGACCCGCGGATCAACGCCATCGTGGAGACCTGGCCGCCCGACGACGACCCCGCCCCCGGAAGCGCGCCGCTGGCCGGTGTCCCCTTCCTGATCAAGGACCTCGGAGTCACCATGGCCGGACGGCGGACGGAGCTGGGCAGCCGTCTCGCGGCCGGGCATGTCGCCTCCGCCGACTCCTTCCTGATGCGGCGCTTCCGTCGCGCGGGCCTCGTGACGTTCGGGCGTACCGCGACCCCGGAGATGGCCTACAGCACCACGACGGAACCGGTGCTGTACGGCGCGACCCGCAATCCCTGGGACCTGGGGCGCAGCGCGGGCGGGTCCAGCGGGGGCGCGGGCGCGGCTGTCGCCGCCGGAGTGGTGCCGGTCGCACACGCCACCGATGCCGCCGGGTCCCTCCGCATACCCGCCGCCTGCAACGGCCTGTTCGGGCTGAAGCCCACCCGCGGCCGGGTCTCCATGGGGCCCGACGCCGACGAGGTCTTCAACGGCCTCGGCGTGCAGGGCGCCGTCAGCCGCACGGTACGGGACAGCGCGGTGCTGCTCGACCAGATCCGCGGCCCGGAGCCCGGCGACCCCTACTTCGCCCAGGAACCGCCCCGGCCGTACGCGGAGGAAGTCACCCGCTCTCCGGGCTCGTTGCGGATCGGTGTCCTCGCCCACGCGTGGGGCGGACAGCGCACCACCGCGCCCGTGGCCGACGCCCTCTCCCGCACCGTGCGCCTGCTCGAATCCCTCGGTCATCGCGTGGAGGAGGCCGAAGTCGGACTGGGAGCGGACTGGGAGGAATTCGTGCTGGCCGGCGCCCGCCAGTGGAGCGCGAACCTCACGGCCTCGGTCGACGAGGTGGCCGCCGCGCTCGGCCGGCCCGTCGACTCCTCGACCCTCGAGCCACCCGTCCTCGCCGGCTATCGCTACGGGCAGCAGGTCACCGGCGCTCAGTTCGTCGCCGCTCTCGCGCTGCGGAACCGGATCGCCCGAAGCCTGGGACGGTACTTCGACGCGTACGACATGCTGCTCACCCCGACGCTGCCCGACCTGCCCGTGCCGCTGGGCACCCATGCCGAGGGCGCGGAGACGCTGGACGGTGCGGGCTGGCTGCGCCGGCTGTTCGACCTCTCGCCCTTCACCGCGGTGTTCAACGTGACGGGCACACCCGCCATGTCCGTGCCGGTCACGGCCGACCCCGGGACCGGACTGCCCATCGGCATGCAGTTCGCCGCCGGTTACGGACTCGAGGGCCGCCTCTTCCGCCTCGCCGGACAACTCGAACAGGCCAGTCCGTGGTCGGGCCGGACCCCTGCCGTGTGGGCGGGACGGCCCACGGGCCGGAGCCGCTGA
- a CDS encoding membrane lipoprotein — protein MIRAARALPLLLLLPALLTACGTEKERSGPGPAASGSGRAAAGSTREPASAAPGQADMDERLRALGIAPELVYVTEVPGFTLAQQSIGVNGDDGFSVAYWAKDGAVLHLYAERGSAADCPEGHVCRAPEKGQVVRVYGEKVAADVLRRAADAIHRPAPEELVPLLPSPRTATAPVERGDLPSYGDGAPDNSVPGSS, from the coding sequence ATGATCCGTGCCGCACGCGCCCTGCCGCTGCTCCTGCTCCTGCCCGCACTGCTCACCGCGTGCGGCACCGAGAAGGAGCGTTCCGGCCCCGGGCCGGCCGCCTCGGGTTCCGGGCGGGCGGCTGCCGGGAGCACCCGGGAGCCGGCGTCCGCCGCCCCGGGGCAGGCCGACATGGACGAGCGCCTGCGGGCGTTGGGCATCGCGCCGGAGCTGGTCTACGTCACCGAGGTGCCCGGCTTCACGCTCGCGCAGCAGTCCATCGGGGTGAACGGCGACGACGGCTTCTCCGTCGCGTACTGGGCGAAGGACGGTGCCGTCCTGCACCTCTACGCGGAGCGGGGCAGCGCCGCCGACTGTCCCGAGGGCCATGTCTGCCGGGCACCGGAGAAGGGCCAAGTGGTCCGGGTCTACGGAGAGAAGGTGGCGGCCGACGTGCTCCGCCGGGCCGCCGACGCCATCCACCGCCCCGCCCCCGAGGAACTCGTCCCCCTCCTGCCGTCACCCCGCACGGCAACGGCCCCCGTGGAGCGCGGCGACCTCCCGTCCTACGGCGACGGAGCCCCCGACAACAGCGTCCCCGGGAGCAGCTGA
- a CDS encoding LacI family DNA-binding transcriptional regulator — MVRARGANVVAGPTLAVVAREAGVSVPTASKVVNGREDVAPETRRRVTEALDRLGYVRRSRFDAARAPGLVDLVLHSLESSRSGAVLRGVEAAAYEAGLDVVVSAAPARGRDARPEQGWLDKLTARGSSGVLFHLAELSAAQYAWLDHHRIPYVLVDPAHEPPAGVVSVGAANWQGGVCATEHLLELGHERIGVVAGHPRTMAGEARLAGYRSALASAGVRYRAEYVRHADSDEATARLRTHELLDLPEPPTAVFVCSDRMALGVYAALAERDVRVPDAMSVVGFDDLPEARWAVPALTTVRQPLAEMAATALRLLVRMTRGERPEGTRTELSTRLVRRASTAPPAAHRPTAYAPAGAERPSA, encoded by the coding sequence ATGGTCCGTGCGCGGGGTGCGAACGTGGTGGCCGGGCCGACGCTGGCGGTGGTGGCCCGGGAGGCGGGCGTGTCGGTGCCCACCGCGTCCAAGGTGGTCAACGGCCGTGAGGACGTCGCGCCCGAGACCCGCCGCCGGGTGACCGAGGCGCTGGACCGGCTCGGCTATGTGCGCCGCTCCCGCTTCGACGCGGCCAGGGCGCCGGGCCTGGTGGACCTGGTGCTGCACTCGCTGGAGAGTTCCCGGTCGGGCGCGGTGCTGCGTGGGGTGGAGGCGGCGGCGTACGAGGCGGGGCTGGACGTGGTGGTGTCGGCCGCGCCCGCCCGGGGCCGGGACGCCCGACCGGAACAGGGATGGCTGGACAAGCTGACCGCGCGCGGCTCTTCGGGAGTGCTGTTCCACCTGGCGGAGCTGTCCGCCGCGCAGTACGCCTGGCTGGACCACCACCGCATCCCCTATGTGCTCGTCGATCCGGCCCACGAGCCGCCGGCCGGAGTGGTGTCGGTCGGGGCGGCCAACTGGCAGGGCGGGGTGTGCGCGACCGAGCATCTGCTGGAGCTGGGCCACGAGCGGATCGGGGTGGTCGCCGGCCACCCGCGCACGATGGCCGGCGAGGCACGGCTGGCCGGCTACCGCTCGGCGCTCGCCTCGGCGGGCGTGCGGTATCGCGCCGAGTATGTGCGGCACGCGGACTCCGACGAGGCCACCGCCCGGCTGCGCACCCACGAACTGCTGGACCTGCCCGAGCCGCCGACGGCCGTCTTCGTGTGCTCGGACCGGATGGCGCTCGGCGTGTACGCGGCGCTCGCGGAGCGGGACGTGCGGGTGCCCGACGCCATGAGCGTGGTGGGCTTCGACGACCTGCCCGAGGCCCGCTGGGCCGTACCGGCGCTGACCACCGTCCGCCAGCCGCTGGCGGAGATGGCGGCGACGGCGTTGCGGCTGCTGGTCCGCATGACGCGTGGCGAGCGCCCCGAGGGCACCCGGACGGAGCTGTCGACCCGGCTGGTACGGCGGGCGAGCACGGCCCCGCCGGCGGCGCACCGCCCCACGGCGTACGCGCCCGCCGGCGCGGAGCGGCCATCCGCGTGA
- a CDS encoding isocitrate lyase/PEP mutase family protein — MTYGKKLRESIAGPGTTPLIGVYDMYSASIAAKHYEGMFVSGFGFAASYYGLPDIGFIAWPDMVAFVQRLRGAFPHHHLLVDIDDGYVDPEVACHVVEGLERIGASGVILEDQKRPRRCGHADGKQVLPLEEYLEKLEKVLETRRDLVVVARTDATDEHDILHRAERLAATDADVVLVDGVRSVEWIKRIRKVTGDKPLLFNQIAGGKSPRLSLGELSDLGVNVAIYSTPCLFAAHEAMDSALAGLKAADGRLPEVDPASGVGVKASTSLLERNIARERLVSEGVGV, encoded by the coding sequence TTGACTTACGGTAAGAAACTGCGCGAGAGCATCGCCGGGCCCGGGACTACACCGCTGATCGGCGTGTACGACATGTACTCGGCGTCGATCGCCGCCAAGCACTACGAAGGAATGTTCGTCTCGGGCTTCGGCTTCGCCGCCTCGTACTACGGGCTGCCGGACATCGGATTCATCGCGTGGCCCGACATGGTGGCCTTCGTCCAGCGGCTGCGCGGCGCGTTCCCGCACCACCACCTGCTGGTGGACATCGACGACGGGTACGTCGACCCCGAGGTCGCCTGTCACGTCGTGGAGGGACTCGAGCGCATCGGCGCCTCCGGCGTGATCCTGGAGGACCAGAAGCGGCCCCGCCGCTGCGGCCACGCCGACGGCAAGCAGGTGCTGCCCCTGGAGGAATACCTGGAGAAGCTGGAGAAGGTCCTGGAGACCCGCAGGGACCTGGTCGTCGTCGCCCGTACGGATGCCACCGACGAGCACGACATCCTGCACCGGGCCGAGCGGCTGGCCGCCACCGACGCCGACGTGGTGCTGGTCGACGGTGTGCGCAGCGTGGAGTGGATCAAGCGGATCCGCAAGGTCACGGGGGACAAGCCGCTGCTGTTCAACCAGATCGCCGGCGGCAAGTCGCCTCGCCTGTCCCTCGGCGAACTGTCCGACCTCGGCGTGAACGTCGCCATCTACAGCACGCCGTGCCTGTTCGCCGCGCACGAGGCGATGGACTCCGCGCTCGCCGGCCTCAAGGCGGCCGACGGCCGGCTGCCGGAGGTCGACCCCGCGAGCGGTGTCGGGGTGAAGGCCTCCACCAGTCTGCTGGAGCGCAACATCGCCCGCGAGCGGCTCGTTTCCGAGGGCGTGGGCGTGTGA
- a CDS encoding VC0807 family protein: MTQRMGHGVQRGTTGRPAGAAGAAGATGVISTVAGPIGKTEAAERTPATSTGSLRAAEPSDPAGLPQRPPSPQPPKPARPPRHPRPPGTFHGGPLLSLAVDILLPLLVYYAARAVGTEQGPALLLSGAPPALRLLAGAVRHRRIDGVDLFLTALLVAAALVSLTGGGPRVLLFKNAALPLAVGCWALGTAFTRRPLAFQLGQRLHRGHAVHARAGLWQHSAPFRRALRTLTLLWGVEQLLDGALGALAAATLPTDTVPLLDRAVSLVLLALAAGITAAYARRFRIRHALPLFGAPAPAPAPREPGTP, from the coding sequence ATGACGCAGCGGATGGGACACGGGGTACAGCGCGGCACGACGGGACGGCCGGCCGGGGCGGCCGGGGCGGCCGGGGCCACGGGGGTGATCAGCACCGTCGCCGGGCCGATCGGGAAGACCGAGGCGGCCGAGCGGACGCCGGCCACGTCCACCGGGTCGCTCAGGGCAGCCGAGCCGAGCGACCCGGCCGGCCTGCCCCAGCGGCCCCCGTCACCCCAGCCGCCAAAGCCCGCGAGGCCACCGCGGCACCCGAGACCACCCGGCACCTTCCACGGCGGCCCTCTGCTGTCCCTCGCCGTGGACATCCTCCTCCCGCTCCTCGTGTACTACGCGGCCCGCGCCGTCGGCACCGAGCAGGGCCCGGCCCTGCTGCTCAGCGGCGCACCGCCGGCCCTGCGCCTGCTGGCCGGTGCGGTGCGGCACCGCCGCATCGACGGGGTGGACCTCTTCCTCACGGCGCTGCTGGTCGCCGCCGCGCTGGTGTCCCTGACCGGCGGCGGCCCCCGCGTCCTGCTGTTCAAGAACGCGGCGCTGCCCCTGGCGGTCGGCTGCTGGGCACTCGGCACCGCGTTCACCCGCAGACCCCTGGCGTTCCAGCTGGGCCAGCGGCTGCACCGGGGCCACGCGGTCCACGCCCGAGCCGGACTCTGGCAGCACAGTGCGCCCTTCCGCCGCGCGCTGCGTACCCTCACCCTGCTCTGGGGAGTCGAACAACTCCTCGACGGCGCTCTGGGCGCCTTGGCCGCCGCGACGCTGCCGACCGACACGGTGCCGCTGCTCGACCGCGCCGTCTCCCTCGTCCTGCTGGCCCTGGCCGCAGGGATCACCGCCGCCTACGCCCGCCGCTTCCGCATACGCCACGCCCTCCCGCTGTTCGGCGCCCCCGCGCCGGCGCCGGCACCGCGGGAGCCGGGAACCCCGTAG
- a CDS encoding TetR/AcrR family transcriptional regulator produces MASTVRRPTRVAKLPPRERILDAAEELFQSEGIRRVGVQAIAEKAETTKMAIYRHFETKDALVAEWLRIVAADYQAVFDRVEAEHPGRPREQILGIARFIAEGLPEISHRGCPFINSIAELPDRSHPARQVVEQHKALQMRRLVGMCAEAGLPDPGQAAAEITFVLEGAQVCAQNGSVDQAGDRLMNMVRRILDQHRSSVSSLDSSRTTTG; encoded by the coding sequence ATGGCATCGACGGTCAGAAGGCCGACCAGGGTGGCGAAGCTGCCGCCCCGTGAGCGCATCCTCGACGCGGCGGAAGAGCTGTTCCAGAGCGAGGGGATCAGGCGGGTGGGTGTGCAGGCCATCGCCGAGAAGGCCGAGACCACCAAAATGGCGATCTACCGGCACTTCGAGACCAAGGACGCGCTGGTCGCGGAGTGGCTGCGGATCGTCGCCGCCGACTACCAGGCCGTCTTCGACCGGGTCGAGGCCGAACATCCCGGCCGGCCCAGGGAGCAGATCCTGGGCATCGCCCGCTTCATCGCCGAGGGACTGCCGGAGATCTCGCACCGGGGCTGCCCGTTCATCAACTCCATCGCCGAACTGCCCGACCGCTCCCATCCCGCCCGGCAGGTCGTCGAGCAGCACAAGGCCCTCCAGATGCGCAGACTGGTCGGCATGTGTGCCGAGGCGGGGCTGCCCGACCCCGGACAGGCCGCGGCCGAGATCACCTTCGTCCTCGAAGGCGCGCAGGTCTGCGCACAGAACGGCAGCGTCGATCAGGCAGGGGACCGGCTGATGAACATGGTGCGGCGGATCCTCGATCAGCACCGTTCCTCCGTTTCCTCGCTCGACAGTTCGCGAACGACCACCGGCTGA
- a CDS encoding helix-turn-helix domain-containing protein — protein sequence MYAERASRLTGAVVWTKSPTGASVRPVLPDGCMDLLSSEGRLLVAGPDTRPYAPEGPARSWAGVRFFPGTAPALLGVQAHELRDMRVELADLWPAARVRRLCDRVAAAPDPAGALEDIALDRAAEAEAPDPLLRRLVECLGEGRPVSATAAGLGIGERRLHRRCLTAFGYGPKTLARILRLRRALALARAGTPYAETAIRAGYADQPHLAREVRRLAGMPLGELLAGDG from the coding sequence GTGTACGCGGAGCGGGCGTCGCGGCTGACCGGCGCGGTGGTGTGGACCAAGTCCCCGACCGGCGCAAGTGTCCGGCCCGTGCTCCCGGACGGCTGCATGGACCTGCTGTCGAGCGAGGGCCGGCTGCTCGTCGCGGGCCCCGACACCCGCCCCTATGCCCCCGAGGGCCCGGCGCGATCCTGGGCGGGCGTCCGCTTCTTCCCCGGTACCGCGCCCGCGCTGCTCGGCGTACAGGCGCACGAACTGAGGGACATGCGCGTCGAGTTGGCGGACCTGTGGCCCGCGGCGAGGGTCCGGCGGCTGTGCGACCGGGTCGCCGCGGCTCCCGACCCGGCGGGTGCGCTGGAGGACATCGCCCTGGACCGGGCGGCGGAGGCGGAGGCCCCGGACCCGCTGCTGCGCCGGCTGGTGGAGTGCCTGGGCGAGGGCCGCCCGGTGTCGGCCACGGCCGCCGGACTCGGCATCGGCGAGCGCCGGTTGCACCGCCGTTGCCTGACCGCGTTCGGTTACGGCCCGAAGACCCTGGCCCGGATCCTGCGTCTGCGCCGGGCGCTGGCCCTGGCCCGCGCCGGGACGCCGTACGCGGAGACGGCGATCCGCGCGGGTTATGCCGACCAGCCGCACCTGGCGCGGGAGGTGCGCCGGCTGGCGGGGATGCCGCTCGGGGAGCTACTCGCCGGGGACGGGTAG
- a CDS encoding carboxylesterase/lipase family protein — translation MAADQSGPVVPTPYGAVRGRYERGIAVFRGIPYAAPPFGSLRFRPPRPPEPWDGIRDAGAFGPTAPKPPYSEAFAPYLSDPAIPGDDCLNLNVWTPDPGPGARLPVLVWLHGGALTRGSSAVPVYDGSAFARDGVVFVSVNYRLGVEGYGLFPDAPPNPGLRDQFAALCWVHQTIAAFGGDPDRITLCGQSAGAISTGVLLAAPRTRGLIRRAVLQSGPPEVSDRDKVRRMVRRMAARLRVPATAEAFAAVDRGLLLRAQAEAGRLGGPVLGGPAFGIVVDGDLVPRDPLKALTDGGAAPDAELLMGWTRDEYRLWLAPGGLLERVDRLGAVALAGAMARCHAGHDIPRGYRLLHPGAGTAEIVGQMVTDHLLRVPLHRLADARPGACHLYEFAWPSRLPGLGACHALELGFVFDTGDVPESKKLAGEGAPRELCDAMHTAWVRFATTGDPGWAAWDATHPVRIFDDGAPRVVHGPRDADIALWTTASAVAEPARHAVPRAPGAELASALRRLRRSAGALRR, via the coding sequence ATGGCGGCGGACCAGTCGGGACCCGTGGTCCCGACCCCTTACGGGGCCGTGCGCGGCCGGTACGAGCGGGGCATCGCGGTCTTCCGGGGCATCCCCTACGCCGCCCCGCCCTTCGGTTCCCTGCGGTTCCGCCCGCCCCGGCCTCCCGAGCCCTGGGACGGCATCCGGGACGCCGGCGCCTTCGGGCCGACCGCGCCGAAACCGCCGTACTCCGAGGCGTTCGCCCCGTACCTGTCCGACCCCGCCATCCCCGGCGACGACTGCCTCAACCTCAACGTATGGACTCCCGATCCGGGCCCCGGCGCCCGGCTCCCGGTGCTGGTCTGGCTGCACGGCGGCGCGCTGACCAGAGGCTCCTCGGCCGTGCCGGTCTACGACGGGAGCGCCTTCGCGCGCGACGGCGTCGTCTTCGTCTCGGTCAACTACCGGCTCGGCGTGGAGGGCTACGGCCTGTTCCCGGACGCGCCGCCGAACCCCGGCCTGCGCGACCAGTTCGCCGCCCTGTGCTGGGTGCACCAGACCATCGCGGCCTTCGGCGGCGACCCGGACCGGATCACCCTGTGCGGACAGTCGGCCGGCGCCATCAGCACCGGCGTCCTGCTCGCCGCGCCGCGGACACGGGGCCTGATCCGGCGCGCGGTGCTGCAGAGCGGACCGCCCGAGGTCTCGGACCGCGACAAGGTGCGGCGGATGGTGCGCCGGATGGCCGCCCGGCTGAGGGTCCCCGCCACCGCCGAGGCGTTCGCCGCCGTCGACCGCGGCCTGCTGCTGCGCGCCCAGGCCGAGGCCGGCCGGCTCGGCGGCCCGGTGCTCGGCGGTCCCGCGTTCGGCATCGTCGTGGACGGCGACCTCGTGCCCCGGGACCCGCTGAAGGCGCTGACCGACGGCGGCGCCGCCCCGGACGCCGAGCTGCTCATGGGCTGGACGCGGGACGAATACCGGCTGTGGCTGGCGCCCGGCGGACTGCTGGAGCGCGTCGACCGGCTCGGCGCGGTCGCCCTGGCCGGAGCCATGGCCCGCTGCCACGCCGGTCACGACATCCCGCGCGGCTACCGGCTGCTGCACCCGGGCGCCGGCACCGCCGAGATCGTCGGCCAGATGGTCACCGACCATCTGCTGCGGGTGCCGCTGCACCGGCTCGCCGACGCCCGGCCCGGCGCCTGCCACCTGTACGAGTTCGCGTGGCCGTCCCGGCTGCCCGGCCTCGGCGCCTGCCATGCGCTGGAACTCGGGTTCGTCTTCGACACCGGGGACGTGCCCGAGTCGAAGAAGCTGGCCGGTGAGGGCGCGCCGCGGGAACTGTGCGACGCGATGCACACCGCCTGGGTGCGGTTCGCGACGACCGGGGACCCGGGCTGGGCGGCCTGGGACGCCACGCACCCGGTGCGGATCTTCGACGACGGCGCGCCGCGGGTCGTCCACGGCCCACGGGACGCGGACATCGCCCTGTGGACCACCGCGTCCGCCGTCGCCGAGCCCGCACGGCACGCCGTCCCGCGCGCCCCCGGCGCCGAACTCGCCTCCGCCCTGCGCCGGCTCCGCCGCTCGGCGGGCGCCCTGCGCCGCTGA